A genomic window from Gammaproteobacteria bacterium includes:
- the rpsP gene encoding 30S ribosomal protein S16, protein MVTIRLSRGGAKKRPFYNIVVTDSRNKRDGRYIERVGFYNPIAAGQEVGFLVQKERVDYWLSKGAKTSERVAGLIKQHSA, encoded by the coding sequence ATGGTAACAATTCGTTTATCCCGCGGCGGCGCCAAGAAACGTCCCTTTTACAACATTGTCGTCACCGACAGCCGTAACAAGCGTGACGGCCGTTATATCGAGCGGGTAGGTTTTTATAACCCGATTGCGGCGGGGCAAGAGGTGGGTTTTTTGGTGCAGAAGGAACGGGTGGATTATTGGCTATCCAAGGGAGCGAAGACCTCCGAACGGGTGGCTGGCCTCATCAAGCAACACAGCGCCTGA
- the ffh gene encoding signal recognition particle protein, whose translation MFDTLTDRLARTLKNLRGQGRLTEDNIKDSLREVRMALLEADVALPVVREFVEHVRARAVGQEVMQSLTPGQALIKIVHDELVRVMGESNEELDLHVPPPAVILMAGLQGSGKTTTVAKLARWLKERKKKSVLVVSADVYRPAAIEQLRVLAGDVGVHFFSSDASQDPVVIALAALEHARKQLLDVLLVDTAGRLHIDADMMDEIRRLHAALLPVETLFVVDSMTGQDAANTAAAFHAALPLTGVILTKTDGDARGGAALSIRHITGRPIKFLGTGEKTTALEPFYPDRIASRIMGMGDVLSLIEEAQHTVDHQHIEKFATKLKKGKGFDLEDFRDQLRQMRKMGGMAGLMDKLPGMSNVPEAVKSQINDRETQRLEAMINSMTPQERHKPDLIKGSRKRRIAAGSGTQIQDVNRMLKQFEQMQRMMKQVSKGGMAKLIRGLKGRIPGRF comes from the coding sequence ATGTTTGACACCCTGACCGATCGCCTTGCCCGCACGCTGAAAAATCTGCGCGGACAGGGGCGCCTCACCGAAGACAACATCAAGGACAGCCTGCGCGAGGTGCGCATGGCCTTGCTGGAGGCGGATGTCGCCCTGCCCGTGGTACGTGAGTTTGTGGAGCATGTGCGCGCGCGCGCCGTGGGCCAGGAGGTCATGCAGAGCCTGACGCCCGGTCAGGCGCTCATCAAGATCGTGCACGACGAGCTTGTCAGGGTGATGGGCGAGTCGAACGAAGAACTGGATCTCCATGTCCCGCCCCCTGCGGTGATTCTTATGGCCGGTCTGCAAGGGTCCGGCAAGACGACCACCGTCGCCAAACTGGCGCGCTGGCTCAAGGAGCGCAAGAAAAAGTCGGTGTTGGTGGTGAGCGCCGATGTCTACCGCCCGGCCGCCATCGAGCAGCTTCGAGTCCTGGCCGGGGATGTCGGCGTCCATTTCTTTTCCAGCGATGCTTCCCAAGATCCGGTGGTGATAGCGCTAGCGGCGTTGGAACACGCGCGCAAACAATTGCTGGACGTATTGCTTGTAGACACCGCGGGGCGTTTGCACATAGACGCCGATATGATGGATGAAATCCGCCGTCTGCATGCGGCACTGCTGCCGGTGGAGACCTTGTTCGTGGTGGACAGCATGACCGGTCAGGACGCCGCCAATACCGCCGCCGCCTTCCACGCCGCCTTGCCCCTGACCGGTGTGATTCTCACCAAGACCGATGGCGACGCGCGCGGCGGCGCCGCGCTTTCGATCCGGCACATCACCGGCAGACCCATCAAGTTTCTGGGCACGGGTGAGAAGACCACGGCCCTGGAGCCCTTTTATCCCGACCGCATCGCCTCGCGCATCATGGGGATGGGTGATGTGCTGAGCCTCATCGAGGAGGCTCAGCACACTGTGGATCATCAGCACATCGAGAAATTCGCCACCAAGCTCAAGAAGGGCAAAGGCTTCGATCTGGAGGACTTCCGCGATCAACTGCGCCAGATGCGCAAGATGGGTGGCATGGCGGGTCTGATGGACAAGCTGCCCGGCATGTCCAATGTCCCGGAGGCGGTGAAGAGCCAGATCAATGACCGCGAAACCCAACGCCTGGAGGCGATGATCAATTCGATGACACCCCAGGAACGGCACAAGCCGGATCTCATCAAGGGTTCCCGCAAGCGCCGCATTGCCGCAGGCTCCGGCACCCAGATACAGGACGTAAACCGCATGCTGAAACAATTTGAACAGATGCAACGGATGATGAAACAAGTCTCCAAAGGCGGTATGGCCAAGCTTATACGCGGCCTAAAAGGCCGTATTCCTGGGCGCTTCTAA